A genomic stretch from Neodiprion fabricii isolate iyNeoFabr1 chromosome 3, iyNeoFabr1.1, whole genome shotgun sequence includes:
- the LOC124178013 gene encoding uncharacterized protein LOC124178013 yields MTRRKNHRRARQKQILQDSCLTLDKSNENIEIDYLDQSLGVDHDTPDPNLRTPEAVMCNSQNSTDPLHFKDLSPKLIGKISRSKFDLEIPDCDTRQILNMESIRKLDISFKNVISETQRCDDTSSMLKDIQVEHSHTNLDNYLMNKTVSLDSAVIIELEAEGAARSETHDNIVNNTQKNSITLTTFDQPKNNEINETNDRFNFNDLNKQSNSDTCILEKNSPLSSKSCQTNSSVNRCFRFECNQGGEYSEADKMLLKVDENWYRKKQIFPSMEQLDILHTQSEPGPLPTNYINDKASNTNLCDQFNSQSTYYDNGDTYCWSNADGDDAINYSRSSSPPAKRSRTALHFESENKPKTSIAHPPNLKFQSKPIATEQDDSEYTIALKKYCSSSSCSPASVDLPTVSDLNAKVSASEIESQELHYAKPHPDCKYCLRIAQPPAVQIRAVIVPLTKITEFCIWITKKFVELLRKGWVWLQSIAATNVRKPERNDSDEIVDKLTQLVTTIRCEHEQSISMLSEKVTQLTAELNQVRMQSEVAFSVLTTEVTGMRETNINLVQNNTILSDQLKSINSTLECTHVKSSLPPPPPPPPPPPPPPPLQPIIPTTPKSSRRLKTPTRKCSTPLHQSRPAITVEDLLKVTLKKAAPSAKENKLHKPVHPRGPAVSLDMLRSVKLRSARRRSIDRSSKSPRSTSLSTRARSLTPISLSPIMAGIESPLGRILRQVDINKRGPKRALSNSMYSDVELSKNSPRNLSIVKHSKSDSLMI; encoded by the exons ATGACGAGGCGTAAGAACCACCGTCGAGCTCGCCAAAAGCAAATTCTCCAAGATTCTTGTCTTACACTGGataaatcaaatgaaaatattgaaattgactATCTTGACCAAAGTTTGGGAGTAGATCATGATACACCAGATCCAAATCTAAGGACTCCTGAAGCGGTGATGTGTAATTCCCAAAATTCGACTGACCCGTTGCATTTTAAGGATCTGAGTCCAAAgttaattggaaaaatttcaagatccAAATTTGACCTTGAAATACCAGATTGTGACACCAGACAAATATTGAACATGGAATCCATCAGAAAGCTCGACATAAGCTTCAAAAATGTGATATCAGAGACGCAACGTTGTGACGATACTTCCTCCATGTTGAAGGATATTCAAGTTGAACATAGTCATACCAATCTCGATAATTATCTAATGAATAAAACTGTATCTCTTGACTCTGCTGTGATAATCGAATTAGAAGCCGAAGGCGCAGCAAGGTCTGAAACGCATGACAACATTGTCAATAATACGCAAAAAAATAGCATAACTCTTACGACTTTTGATCAgcctaaaaataacgaaattaaCGAGACTAATGACCGCTTTAATTTCAATGATCTGAACAAACAAAGTAATTCTGATACATGtatcttggaaaaaaatagcCCTTTGAGTTCAAAGAGTTGCCAAACGAATTCTTCAGTGAATAGATGTTTTAGATTTGAATGTAACCAAGGGGGGGAATATTCAGAAGCTGATAAAATGTTGCTGAAAGTAGATGAGAATTGGTacagaaagaaacaaatatttccaagCATGGAACAATTAGACATTCTGCACACACAATCTGAACCTGGACCGTTGCCAACTAATTATATAAATGACAAAGCTAGTAACACAAACTTGTGTGACCAATTTAATTCACAGTCAACATATTATGACAATGGAGATACTTACTGCTGGTCAAATGCGGATGGAGATGACGCAATCAATTATTCGAGAAGTAGCTCACCGCCAGCCAAAAGGAGTCGAACAGCATTGCATTTTGAAAGTGAGAACAAGCCAAAAACATCTATAGCTCACCCcccaaatttaaaatttcaaagtaaacCGATTGCTACGGAGCAGGATGACAGTGAATATACTATAGCTCTGAAAAAATACTGCAGCAGTTCCTCGTGCTCACCAGCATCTGTTGACTTGCCAACAGTATCAGATTTGAATGCAAAAGTGTCTGCGTCAGag ATAGAATCCCAGGAGCTCCATTATGCCAAACCACATCCAGACTGTAAGTACTGCCTTCGAATAGCACAACCTCCGGCAGTGCAAATAAGAGCTGTAATAGTACCTTTGACCAAAATTACAGAGTTTTGTATatggattacaaaaaaatttgttgaattacTTAGAAAG GGATGGGTATGGCTCCAAAGTATAGCTGCAACCAATGTACGAAAACCTGAAAGAAATGACTCGGATGAAATAGTTGACAAGTTGACTCAATTAGTCACGACGATAAGATGTGAACACGAACAATCAATATCAATGTTAAGTGAAAAAGTAACGCAACTTACAGCAGAGCTGAATCAG GTTCGAATGCAAAGTGAAGTGGCATTCTCAGTCTTGACCACAGAAGTTACTGGCATGCGCGAAACCAATATTAATCTTGTGCAAAACAACACGATTTTATCAGATCAATTAAAGTCAATAAACAGTACGTTGGAGTGTACACATGTGAAATCATCCTTACCACCACCGCCACCTCCGCCACCTCCACCacctccaccaccaccattACAGCCAATAATACCCACGACACCAAAGAGTAGCAGGAGACTCAAAACACCCACTAGAAAGTGTTCTACTCCATTACATCAGAGCAGACCAGCTATTACAGTAGAAGATTTGTTGAAAGTTACTTTGAAAAAGGCAGCACCATCAGCCAAG GAAAACAAATTACACAAACCTGTACACCCTCGTGGTCCAGCAGTCTCGCTGGACATGCTACGTAGTGTGAAACTAAGATCGGCAAGACGTAGATCAATTGACAGGAGTTCAAAATCACCAAGAAGTACATCACTGTCAACGAGAGCACGTTCTCTCACACCTATCAGTTTGTCTCCGATTATGGCAGGGATAGAAAGTCCATTGGGTAGAATCCTTCGACAGGTGGACATCAATAAACGAGGACCAAAGCGGGCTTTATCCAATTCAATGTACAGTGATGTGGAATTGTCCAAGAACAGTCCCCGCAATCTCAGCATAGTAAAACACAGTAAGTCTGACTCATTGATGATATAA